Proteins from a single region of Nitrosarchaeum sp.:
- a CDS encoding B12-binding domain-containing radical SAM protein, with protein sequence MGTPKIVLTADRTLMSPYRGLSLATFFGCAPAVDPNRDKKSLLYKILGNQVTPKILFDFICNYIPHTNGVANYAPYGLRKVEAGLLRDGFRREDVVVAHPDHIEKFIGPDTQVVGTYEMDPLGMGPVTMTFTYGRKQTSYDEFYNTELHQRIKAAKLKTGSKAKVISGASGTWQYNYDPEKIEEFGIYAILEGELGGIAPEIDGHAGRFFNYLINGDFENMDPFRKRSDFKVNIKEFERNGKKIHGRFVNFWDRPDLDEIPEIVEPSMHGMVEVMRGCGRGCKFCDVTLRSLRYYSPEKVKREIEVNIKKGGAKSAWIHSDDIFVYGMDPRTAKGMEPNREALEELFTAIMSTGVGHTNPTHGTLAGAIADEKLIPNLSRIIKSSPDNMIGIQAGFETGSLRLIGKYADRKLAPYDPSEWHWVVKEGVKTLNKDYWIPAFTLIMGLDNDEQPEDSWDTIRLITELEHEQPDSMFTATALTFVPIGLLEKSDFFNIGNEMTPAQLGVLYKTWQHNFKYGIQKFMTKTGAKGPQRYFFNAIARSLGGIPLGAMERYARHKSKEHEHVIETIKTKYW encoded by the coding sequence TTGGGTACCCCAAAGATAGTATTAACTGCAGATCGTACATTAATGTCTCCGTATCGTGGTTTATCACTAGCTACGTTTTTCGGATGCGCTCCTGCGGTAGACCCAAATCGTGACAAGAAAAGTCTTTTGTATAAAATTCTAGGAAATCAAGTTACTCCAAAGATTTTATTTGATTTTATTTGCAATTACATTCCTCATACAAATGGTGTAGCTAACTATGCTCCATATGGATTACGAAAAGTAGAGGCAGGTTTACTCCGCGATGGATTTAGACGTGAAGATGTTGTTGTTGCACATCCTGATCACATTGAAAAATTCATTGGACCTGATACACAAGTTGTTGGTACATATGAAATGGATCCGTTAGGAATGGGTCCTGTTACAATGACTTTCACATATGGACGAAAACAAACTTCCTATGATGAATTTTACAATACGGAATTACATCAACGAATCAAAGCTGCAAAACTAAAGACAGGAAGTAAAGCTAAAGTTATTTCTGGTGCTTCCGGTACTTGGCAATACAACTATGATCCAGAAAAAATCGAAGAATTTGGTATCTATGCTATATTGGAAGGAGAACTTGGTGGTATTGCACCGGAAATTGACGGACATGCTGGTAGATTTTTCAATTATCTAATTAATGGCGACTTTGAAAATATGGATCCATTTAGAAAACGTAGTGACTTTAAAGTAAACATAAAAGAATTTGAGAGAAATGGGAAAAAAATTCATGGAAGATTTGTAAATTTTTGGGATAGACCAGATTTAGATGAAATCCCTGAAATTGTAGAACCAAGTATGCATGGAATGGTTGAAGTGATGCGAGGATGTGGTAGAGGCTGTAAATTCTGTGATGTTACATTAAGATCATTAAGATACTATTCACCAGAAAAAGTTAAACGTGAAATTGAAGTCAACATCAAAAAAGGCGGTGCAAAATCTGCCTGGATTCACAGTGATGATATTTTTGTATATGGAATGGATCCTCGAACTGCTAAAGGAATGGAGCCAAACAGAGAAGCTCTGGAAGAACTATTTACTGCTATCATGTCAACCGGTGTAGGCCATACAAACCCAACTCATGGTACTTTAGCAGGTGCAATAGCTGATGAAAAATTAATTCCAAACCTTTCACGAATAATCAAATCCAGTCCTGATAACATGATTGGAATTCAAGCTGGTTTTGAAACAGGAAGTTTACGATTAATTGGAAAATATGCTGACAGAAAACTTGCTCCATACGATCCAAGTGAATGGCATTGGGTAGTAAAAGAAGGTGTAAAAACTCTGAATAAGGATTATTGGATTCCTGCATTTACTTTGATTATGGGACTAGATAATGATGAACAACCAGAAGATTCTTGGGATACTATTCGTTTAATCACCGAATTAGAACATGAACAACCAGACTCGATGTTTACTGCCACAGCGCTTACCTTTGTTCCAATAGGATTATTAGAAAAATCTGATTTCTTCAACATTGGAAATGAAATGACACCTGCACAACTAGGTGTACTCTATAAAACTTGGCAACATAATTTCAAGTATGGAATTCAGAAATTCATGACAAAAACTGGTGCTAAAGGACCACAGCGATATTTCTTTAACGCAATTGCAAGATCCTTGGGAGGTATTCCTTTAGGTGCAATGGAAAGATATGCACGTCATAAAAGTAAAGAGCATGAACACGTCATTGAAACTATAAAGACAAAATACTGGTAA
- a CDS encoding 30S ribosomal protein S30e — protein MATHGSLTKAGKVRGQTPKVEGRKIVGTNSSLRNKSNFKKRFELGRFPGQNKPGQRRKRR, from the coding sequence ATGGCAACTCACGGTTCACTTACCAAAGCAGGTAAAGTAAGAGGACAGACTCCTAAAGTTGAAGGAAGAAAGATTGTCGGTACAAACTCTAGTCTTAGAAATAAGAGTAACTTCAAAAAACGATTTGAATTAGGTAGATTTCCAGGACAAAATAAGCCTGGACAAAGAAGAAAGAGACGTTAG
- the radA gene encoding DNA repair and recombination protein RadA — protein sequence MVEDLRLDSLEGVGPVTTRKLSDAGVHNVMDLIVRGPVEIAEITGMEKDTAEKIVNKARQHLVETGLISRDFVTATEVYKRRQDIGKITTGTNCLDTLFDGGVETQALTEVYGEFGSGKTQFAHTLAVMVQKPKTEGGLDGGVLYIDTENTFRPERIVSIAQAHEMDPEKVLDRIIVARAYNSAHQTLILEEAGPIIEENNIRLIVADSAVGLFRAEYLGRGTLSNRQQKLNHFVHMLSRIAETYNCAAIATNQVMASPDVFFGDPTRPIGGNVVAHTSTYRIYFKKSGKKRIARMVDSPHHPEEEVIFALGEAGVMDLEDTEKKPGKKTAKKATKKEKESEPETTESITDSTVDSAPETLVESTSGTAELEMVQATEDLDSDDDLESLEE from the coding sequence ATGGTAGAAGATTTAAGATTAGATAGTTTGGAGGGCGTAGGTCCTGTAACTACTAGAAAATTATCCGACGCAGGAGTACACAATGTTATGGATCTTATCGTAAGAGGTCCTGTGGAAATTGCAGAAATAACTGGAATGGAAAAAGACACTGCAGAAAAAATTGTAAACAAAGCAAGACAACATCTCGTTGAAACTGGGTTGATCTCCAGAGACTTTGTTACTGCAACTGAAGTATACAAACGCAGACAAGATATTGGTAAAATTACAACTGGTACTAACTGTCTTGACACATTATTTGATGGAGGTGTTGAAACACAAGCTCTTACAGAAGTTTATGGTGAATTTGGTTCAGGTAAAACTCAATTTGCACATACCCTAGCTGTAATGGTTCAAAAACCAAAAACAGAAGGTGGATTGGATGGTGGTGTTTTGTATATTGATACAGAAAATACTTTCAGACCCGAAAGAATAGTATCTATTGCACAAGCACATGAAATGGATCCAGAAAAAGTTCTTGACAGAATAATTGTAGCACGTGCATATAACAGCGCACATCAAACATTGATTCTAGAAGAAGCTGGTCCTATAATAGAAGAAAACAATATTCGACTAATCGTTGCAGATTCTGCAGTTGGATTGTTCCGTGCTGAGTATCTTGGTAGAGGAACATTGTCAAATAGACAACAAAAACTAAATCATTTTGTTCACATGTTGTCTAGAATTGCAGAAACTTACAATTGTGCTGCAATTGCCACAAATCAAGTAATGGCATCTCCTGATGTTTTCTTTGGTGATCCAACTCGACCAATAGGTGGAAACGTAGTTGCACACACAAGTACATACAGAATATACTTTAAGAAATCAGGCAAGAAACGAATCGCACGAATGGTAGACAGTCCACATCATCCAGAAGAAGAAGTAATCTTTGCATTGGGTGAAGCGGGAGTGATGGATCTGGAAGATACAGAGAAAAAGCCAGGTAAAAAGACAGCCAAAAAAGCAACTAAAAAAGAGAAAGAATCAGAACCCGAAACAACTGAATCTATTACTGATTCTACTGTAGATTCTGCACCTGAAACCTTGGTTGAATCTACATCTGGAACTGCAGAACTAGAAATGGTTCAAGCAACCGAAGATCTTGATTCTGATGATGATTTAGAGTCATTAGAAGAGTAA
- the rlmN gene encoding 23S rRNA (adenine(2503)-C(2))-methyltransferase RlmN: MTDLYRLLPEEMEKLVMDIGQPRYRADQILYPLYYKFPKNISDLKQLPTAMRDKLIADGYTIGSATETHRIVSDDGDTTKLLLNLTDGTPVETVLIQYEPTKIGGHPRSTICVSTQVGCAMGCIFCATGQMGFERNLKAEEIVAQVIHFANLLQQRGQHITNLVFMGMGEPLANYDETIRAVRLLTHPRGFGIGQRNITISTIGIISGIDKLAEEDLQIGLAISLHAPNDELRKQLVPTAGPHSVNELVAAGKRYFKRTGRRVTFEYALIENINDSQEIAKELALLLEGNGSHVNLIPINSTAGNFQRPSKKSILEFERILLKSNVNCTVRVEKGSEISAACGQLRTDIISNA; the protein is encoded by the coding sequence ATGACTGATCTTTATCGTTTGTTACCTGAAGAAATGGAAAAATTGGTAATGGATATAGGACAGCCACGATATAGAGCAGATCAAATACTTTACCCCTTATATTATAAATTTCCAAAAAATATCTCAGATTTAAAACAGCTACCTACTGCAATGCGAGATAAATTAATTGCAGATGGATACACAATTGGCTCTGCAACTGAAACTCATAGAATAGTAAGTGATGACGGTGATACCACAAAACTACTACTTAATCTAACAGATGGAACTCCCGTTGAAACAGTTCTCATACAATATGAACCAACAAAGATTGGTGGTCATCCTAGATCTACCATTTGTGTTTCAACTCAGGTTGGATGTGCAATGGGCTGCATTTTTTGTGCAACTGGGCAAATGGGTTTTGAGCGAAATCTAAAAGCAGAAGAGATTGTAGCACAAGTAATTCACTTTGCAAATTTACTTCAGCAACGAGGTCAACATATAACAAATTTAGTCTTTATGGGAATGGGTGAACCTCTAGCAAATTACGATGAAACAATTCGTGCAGTTCGTTTACTTACACATCCACGGGGTTTTGGAATTGGACAGAGAAACATCACAATCTCTACTATTGGAATAATATCTGGTATTGACAAACTTGCAGAAGAAGATCTTCAAATCGGACTTGCAATATCATTACATGCACCAAATGATGAATTACGCAAACAATTAGTTCCTACAGCTGGACCTCATTCAGTAAATGAATTAGTTGCAGCAGGAAAACGCTACTTTAAGCGAACTGGACGACGTGTTACCTTTGAATATGCTTTAATTGAAAACATTAACGATTCACAAGAAATAGCAAAGGAACTTGCACTTCTTTTAGAGGGAAATGGCTCTCATGTTAATCTAATTCCAATAAATTCAACAGCTGGAAATTTTCAGCGTCCATCAAAAAAGAGTATACTTGAATTTGAAAGAATATTGCTAAAATCTAATGTAAATTGTACAGTGAGAGTTGAGAAGGGATCTGAAATTTCAGCTGCATGTGGACAGCTGAGAACCGACATTATCTCTAATGCATGA
- a CDS encoding 50S ribosomal protein L21, with translation MATKKSHGRSHGFKHKARSVMTKTAPRGVSFLLREYHEGEQALVIIDPRQHKGLPHRRYHGKVGNITHVGRRAITLDVKLGNKTKTLITRLDHIKPFGV, from the coding sequence ATGGCAACTAAGAAATCTCATGGTCGTTCACACGGATTTAAGCACAAAGCAAGATCTGTGATGACTAAAACTGCTCCTAGAGGCGTATCATTCTTACTTAGAGAATATCATGAAGGAGAACAAGCACTTGTAATTATAGATCCTAGACAACACAAAGGTTTGCCTCATAGACGCTATCATGGAAAAGTAGGTAACATTACCCATGTAGGCAGACGTGCTATTACTCTAGATGTAAAATTAGGGAATAAAACAAAAACCTTAATCACAAGATTAGACCATATCAAACCATTCGGTGTATAA
- a CDS encoding RNA polymerase Rpb4 has product MEEIKKKQSISLSEVKEILGKVDVEEMDQIQRWTYDYVSKFVSIDPKDAKEMKKQLMKDCDLTEEEAVEIVNIRPTSLAELRSFTFGWKKLILAETLEKMLKIIKGN; this is encoded by the coding sequence ATGGAAGAGATAAAAAAGAAACAAAGCATTTCTCTATCAGAAGTTAAAGAGATTTTAGGTAAAGTTGATGTTGAAGAAATGGATCAAATTCAACGTTGGACATATGACTATGTCTCAAAATTTGTTAGCATTGATCCAAAAGATGCTAAAGAAATGAAGAAACAACTAATGAAAGATTGTGATTTAACTGAGGAAGAAGCAGTAGAAATTGTAAATATTAGACCAACTAGTTTGGCTGAACTACGTTCATTTACATTTGGTTGGAAGAAACTTATTCTTGCTGAAACCCTAGAAAAAATGCTCAAGATAATCAAGGGGAACTAA
- a CDS encoding DUF655 domain-containing protein, producing the protein MHRAQSPPRKYEEYAYVLDFNPRGKSSTVRGRDGIIITAIGEDRLTLLEVLGVPNSAFDVGERIYIGKEGRTKVLSVLGKLEYEHISSSAQSELRGVVENIVTHNETRFVDYLNNARPLTPRIHALELIPGIGKTYMKTMLEEREKRAFESYADLQERVGFKEPIKHISERIMDEITGESRMNLFVKK; encoded by the coding sequence TTGCACAGGGCACAATCCCCTCCTAGAAAATATGAGGAATATGCATATGTCTTAGATTTTAATCCACGCGGTAAATCATCTACAGTACGTGGACGTGACGGAATTATTATCACTGCAATTGGTGAGGATAGACTTACTTTACTTGAAGTTCTTGGTGTTCCAAATTCAGCATTTGATGTGGGAGAAAGAATCTACATTGGAAAAGAGGGAAGAACAAAAGTTCTTTCAGTTTTAGGAAAGCTAGAATATGAACACATTTCGTCATCTGCTCAAAGTGAATTACGGGGAGTAGTTGAAAACATTGTTACTCACAATGAAACTAGATTTGTAGATTATCTTAACAATGCAAGACCATTGACTCCTAGAATTCATGCACTGGAATTAATTCCAGGAATTGGAAAAACATACATGAAAACAATGCTAGAAGAAAGAGAAAAGAGAGCATTTGAAAGTTATGCTGATTTGCAGGAGCGTGTGGGATTCAAAGAACCAATCAAACATATCTCAGAGAGAATCATGGATGAAATCACTGGTGAAAGTAGAATGAATCTCTTTGTCAAAAAATGA
- a CDS encoding ribosomal RNA small subunit methyltransferase A — protein sequence MIKRKRLGQHFLTSNTIAKSISLEANITKNDIVFEIGTGLGILTPLLCENAKKVISIDADRELYEKAKSRFSRISNLSLEFGDGFKQNSVFSVFVSNLPYSKSKDAIEWLANTPFSHGVIMVQKEFAEKLLTKSAKNRRSVSIIANSAFEIEKILDVGKQNFSPPPKIDSVVLKITKKKSLEKDLIHVINKMFSYRRKTLQNIFKQFGKETVIEKRLDDLSSDEIVELANEILKR from the coding sequence ATGATTAAACGAAAACGACTAGGCCAACACTTTCTAACCTCAAATACCATCGCAAAATCCATTTCTTTAGAGGCCAATATCACTAAAAATGACATTGTATTTGAGATAGGGACAGGATTAGGCATTTTGACTCCGTTATTGTGTGAAAATGCAAAAAAAGTGATTTCAATTGATGCTGATAGAGAATTATACGAAAAAGCAAAATCGCGTTTTTCCAGAATTTCAAATCTCTCTTTAGAGTTTGGTGATGGATTCAAACAAAATAGTGTTTTTTCTGTTTTTGTATCTAATCTACCCTATTCAAAAAGTAAGGATGCTATTGAATGGCTTGCAAATACTCCTTTTTCTCATGGTGTGATTATGGTTCAGAAAGAATTTGCAGAAAAATTACTTACAAAATCTGCAAAGAACAGAAGATCTGTAAGTATTATTGCTAATTCTGCTTTTGAGATTGAAAAAATTTTAGATGTTGGAAAGCAAAACTTTTCACCACCCCCAAAGATAGATTCTGTAGTTCTTAAAATCACTAAAAAAAAATCCCTTGAAAAAGATCTTATTCATGTTATAAACAAGATGTTCTCATACAGAAGAAAAACACTTCAAAATATCTTTAAGCAGTTTGGAAAAGAAACTGTTATTGAGAAACGATTAGATGATCTTTCAAGTGATGAAATAGTTGAACTTGCAAACGAAATTCTTAAGAGATGA
- a CDS encoding methyltransferase domain-containing protein, translated as MQTKFLRDEEYSPSEDTFFISDYIEKEKGFSALDVGSGSGYLTKLLWENFTFVVGTDINFTVLKNQTYPTQNLVCCNGSDALNLEFDLVVCNLPYLATDKVLDAATDGGIEGFEIPKKIFDSIYKNIKIGGKFLFVTTSLSNYQKLMEYTRKLCLEPRILAKKKLFFEELILVEAVRQK; from the coding sequence TTGCAAACGAAATTCTTAAGAGATGAGGAATATTCTCCATCCGAAGATACCTTCTTCATATCTGACTATATTGAAAAAGAGAAAGGGTTCTCTGCTCTAGATGTTGGAAGCGGTTCTGGATATTTGACGAAACTTTTGTGGGAGAATTTTACGTTTGTTGTTGGTACCGACATTAATTTTACGGTATTAAAAAATCAAACATATCCTACACAAAATTTGGTTTGTTGTAATGGTTCTGATGCATTAAATTTAGAATTTGATCTAGTTGTGTGCAACCTTCCATATCTTGCAACTGATAAAGTATTAGATGCTGCGACTGATGGAGGAATTGAAGGCTTTGAAATTCCCAAAAAAATATTCGATTCAATTTATAAAAATATCAAAATTGGTGGAAAATTTCTTTTTGTAACTACATCTCTTTCTAATTACCAAAAATTAATGGAATACACACGAAAATTATGCCTGGAACCACGAATTCTTGCCAAAAAGAAATTATTTTTTGAAGAGTTAATCCTAGTTGAAGCTGTCAGACAAAAGTAA
- a CDS encoding isocitrate/isopropylmalate dehydrogenase family protein, with product MSKKAAVMRGDGIGPEVVDSMLRVLKECNSQTEIILCEAGSEQWDKNGRKDKSYIPDITMKTLEESDACFKGPTTTIPVPDAPRSVAVTLRQKFELYSNIRPTKTYDRLTPNRKLDCVCFREATEGLYTGLEVKVTDDAAIAIRKITRQGCSRFMNSAVNWANKYNMKKMVAITKRNILKQTDGIFWDEVQNSIKGTDIKLSEIYIDNMAQQMVVAPEQFNGSVLVSTNLFMDIISELASGLVGSIGLIYSANMGDNYAMFEAAHGSAPQFAGQNKVNPTATVLSGAWMAEYLGETEIRNAIFAATEQVINEGKVVTWDIGGNASTTQMTDAIISYAKQKLRK from the coding sequence TTGAGCAAAAAAGCTGCAGTGATGAGAGGAGACGGCATAGGTCCTGAGGTCGTAGACTCTATGCTCAGAGTTTTAAAAGAATGCAATTCCCAAACAGAAATTATTCTTTGCGAGGCAGGCTCTGAACAGTGGGATAAAAATGGAAGAAAAGACAAATCTTACATCCCAGATATCACAATGAAGACTCTAGAAGAGTCAGATGCTTGTTTTAAAGGGCCTACAACAACAATACCGGTACCAGATGCACCAAGAAGTGTAGCTGTCACATTACGTCAAAAATTTGAATTATACTCTAACATCAGACCAACTAAAACATATGATAGATTAACACCAAATCGAAAACTAGATTGTGTTTGCTTTAGAGAAGCAACAGAAGGACTCTACACAGGTTTGGAAGTAAAAGTCACAGATGATGCGGCAATTGCAATTAGAAAGATTACTAGACAAGGGTGTAGCAGATTTATGAATTCGGCAGTAAATTGGGCAAACAAATACAATATGAAAAAAATGGTTGCAATCACTAAAAGAAACATCCTAAAACAAACAGACGGAATATTTTGGGATGAAGTGCAAAATTCAATCAAAGGTACAGACATAAAATTGTCTGAGATTTACATTGACAACATGGCACAACAAATGGTAGTTGCGCCAGAACAATTCAATGGATCAGTCTTGGTAAGTACCAATTTGTTTATGGATATCATATCAGAATTAGCATCTGGACTTGTAGGATCAATAGGATTGATTTATTCTGCAAACATGGGAGATAATTACGCAATGTTTGAAGCAGCTCATGGAAGTGCACCACAGTTTGCAGGACAAAACAAAGTAAATCCAACTGCAACAGTTCTGTCAGGAGCTTGGATGGCAGAGTATCTTGGAGAGACAGAAATACGAAATGCAATTTTTGCTGCGACCGAACAAGTGATTAACGAAGGTAAAGTTGTAACGTGGGATATTGGTGGTAATGCAAGTACAACACAAATGACGGATGCAATAATATCATATGCAAAACAGAAACTTCGAAAATAA
- a CDS encoding metallophosphoesterase family protein, whose protein sequence is MLIVQISDLHVGSQFLQNKFDQLVDEVNQLNPDVIVVTGDLTNEGLMQEYEECKTLLTKFNTKKIITISGNHDYRNTGYLLFKKFFPFEAINELSDDVVLVTLGTARPDRNEGEVGYRQNLWLERTMKKYKDKIKILAMHHHLIAIPDTGSDQLTVVDAGDVLRTILDTKVDLVLCGHKHRPWEWNFGKLMVVNAGTATSERVRGLFENTYNIITISNKSVNVELKIVGGKRMKLDDIVTNYHQFGDE, encoded by the coding sequence ATGCTAATTGTACAAATTTCTGATCTTCATGTAGGTTCACAATTTCTTCAAAATAAATTTGATCAACTTGTCGATGAGGTAAATCAACTTAATCCAGATGTTATCGTTGTTACTGGTGATCTTACAAATGAGGGATTGATGCAAGAATATGAAGAATGTAAGACATTATTGACAAAATTTAACACTAAAAAAATTATTACTATTAGTGGAAATCATGACTATAGAAATACCGGTTATCTATTATTCAAAAAATTTTTCCCTTTTGAAGCAATAAATGAATTAAGTGATGACGTTGTTTTGGTAACTCTTGGAACTGCTCGTCCTGATAGAAACGAAGGTGAGGTGGGATATCGTCAAAACTTATGGCTTGAGCGAACCATGAAAAAATACAAAGATAAAATAAAGATCTTGGCAATGCATCATCATCTAATAGCAATACCTGATACTGGCTCTGATCAATTAACTGTAGTAGATGCAGGAGATGTTTTAAGAACTATACTTGATACTAAAGTTGATCTTGTTTTGTGTGGTCACAAACATCGACCTTGGGAATGGAATTTTGGAAAACTAATGGTAGTAAATGCTGGAACTGCTACATCTGAAAGAGTCAGGGGATTGTTTGAAAACACATACAACATCATTACTATCTCCAACAAATCTGTCAATGTTGAACTAAAAATTGTGGGTGGAAAAAGAATGAAACTTGATGATATTGTGACTAATTACCACCAATTTGGGGACGAATGA
- a CDS encoding SirB1 family protein: MPEKFDPLVAEWLSFAKNPNFNLVEKCLKFAQILEYPDLEIEKYIQKIALIGKSLKESISDVKNPTYQISILNEHLFQNLGYGGDIDDYYNPKNNFLNEVIDKKSGLPITISILYVEIAKFIGLELKIVGFPSHILVKYNEEMILDPFNDGILLDADDLQDILDENFGGELEFKPEFLDEISHEQILVRLARNLKNSYVQSFVYDKALRCTNMVLAVEPNSPDDIRDKGILEERLLNSDIALEYLNRYLEINPNAEDVDFILELIRSIKIKN, translated from the coding sequence TTGCCAGAAAAATTTGATCCCTTAGTAGCTGAATGGCTTTCATTTGCAAAAAACCCAAACTTCAATTTAGTCGAAAAGTGTCTCAAATTTGCCCAAATTCTAGAATATCCTGATCTAGAAATTGAAAAATATATTCAAAAGATTGCACTAATTGGAAAATCATTAAAAGAATCAATCAGTGATGTAAAAAATCCTACATACCAGATTTCAATTTTAAATGAACATCTTTTTCAAAATTTAGGATATGGTGGCGATATTGATGATTACTATAATCCAAAAAATAATTTTTTAAATGAAGTAATTGATAAAAAATCAGGACTTCCAATAACAATCTCAATACTATATGTTGAAATTGCAAAATTTATCGGATTAGAGCTTAAGATAGTTGGATTTCCAAGTCACATATTGGTAAAATATAATGAAGAAATGATTTTAGATCCTTTTAATGATGGAATACTATTAGATGCAGATGACCTTCAAGATATTTTAGATGAAAATTTTGGTGGAGAATTAGAATTCAAACCAGAGTTTCTTGATGAAATAAGTCACGAGCAAATTCTTGTCAGATTAGCCAGAAATTTAAAAAATTCATATGTTCAATCTTTTGTTTATGACAAAGCACTAAGATGTACAAACATGGTATTAGCTGTTGAACCAAATTCACCAGACGACATTAGAGATAAAGGAATACTAGAAGAAAGACTATTGAATTCAGATATAGCGCTAGAATATTTGAATCGATACTTAGAAATTAATCCAAATGCAGAAGACGTAGATTTTATTTTAGAATTGATAAGAAGTATAAAGATAAAAAATTAA
- a CDS encoding methyltransferase domain-containing protein, whose amino-acid sequence MHEFSLDFLRCVRCSSKLDLDVFKKETEIEEGILECKKCSLTFPIIDKIPILWDDFSKYLSERIMLGGKLFNSVSHEKMKKFLKNSLSNCVRKTEDRTLLEERWSKIYQNSQKSKFYSNIKNELDVLPKSKLVLEYGCSIGTMCNYLANTNQTVFGIDRSFSALSIAKKTSKENLDYFVADFLSNVFDKTKFDLILALNVLELVEPRDYLKQISQQIHVGTFVISDPYDFDRGKNSVKKFVDESTLRSILEELGFSITKKTKKPSFLTWNLKLNSRSTLTYKVDLIVAKK is encoded by the coding sequence ATGCATGAATTCAGTCTGGATTTTCTAAGATGTGTTAGATGTAGCTCCAAGTTAGATCTTGATGTATTTAAAAAAGAAACAGAAATTGAAGAAGGTATTTTAGAATGCAAAAAATGTTCGTTAACATTTCCAATAATTGATAAAATTCCTATTCTTTGGGATGATTTTTCAAAATATCTCTCTGAGCGAATTATGTTGGGAGGAAAATTATTTAATTCTGTATCTCATGAAAAAATGAAAAAATTTCTCAAAAATTCATTGTCAAATTGTGTACGAAAAACTGAAGATAGAACATTACTTGAAGAGAGATGGAGTAAAATATATCAAAATAGTCAAAAATCAAAATTTTATTCTAATATTAAAAATGAATTAGATGTACTGCCAAAGTCAAAACTTGTGTTAGAATATGGATGCTCTATTGGAACTATGTGTAATTATCTTGCAAATACTAATCAAACTGTATTTGGAATTGACAGATCTTTTAGTGCATTAAGTATTGCCAAAAAAACATCTAAAGAAAACCTGGATTATTTTGTCGCTGATTTTCTATCAAATGTTTTTGATAAGACAAAATTTGATTTAATTTTGGCATTAAATGTTTTAGAATTAGTTGAACCGAGAGATTATCTAAAACAAATCTCTCAACAAATTCATGTTGGTACATTTGTAATATCTGATCCTTATGACTTTGACAGAGGTAAAAATTCTGTTAAAAAATTTGTTGATGAATCAACTTTGAGGTCAATCTTGGAGGAATTGGGGTTTTCTATTACTAAAAAGACAAAAAAGCCTTCTTTTCTTACTTGGAATTTAAAACTAAACTCACGCTCAACTTTAACCTATAAAGTAGATTTGATAGTGGCAAAAAAATGA